The Mus musculus strain C57BL/6J chromosome 2, GRCm38.p6 C57BL/6J genome has a window encoding:
- the Gdf5 gene encoding growth/differentiation factor 5 preproprotein produces MRLPKLLTLLLWHLAWLDLELICTVLGAPDLGQRTPGAKPGLTKAEAKERPPLARNVFRPGGHIYGVGATNARAKGSSGQTQAKKDEPRKMPPRSGGPETKPGPSSQTRQAAARTVTPKGQLPGGKASSKAGSAPSSFLLKKTREPGTPREPKEPFRPPPITPHEYMLSLYRTLSDADRKGGNSSVKLEAGLANTITSFIDKGQDDRGPAVRKQRYVFDISALEKDGLLGAELRILRKKPLDVAKPAVPSSGRVAQLKLSSCPSGRQPAALLDVRSVPGLDGSGWEVFDIWKLFRNFKNSAQLCLELEAWERGRAVDLRGLGFERTARQVHEKALFLVFGRTKKRDLFFNEIKARSGQDDKTVYEYLFSQRRKRRAPLANRQGKRPSKNLKARCSRKALHVNFKDMGWDDWIIAPLEYEAFHCEGLCEFPLRSHLEPTNHAVIQTLMNSMDPESTPPTCCVPTRLSPISILFIDSANNVVYKQYEDMVVESCGCR; encoded by the exons ATGAGACTCCCCAAACTCCTCACTCTTTTGCTGTGGCACCTGGCTTGGCTGGACCTGGAACTCATCTGCACTGTGCTGGGTGCCCCTGACTTAGGACAGAGAACCCCAGGGGCCAAGCCAGGGTTGACCAAAGCGGAGGCCAAGGAGAGGCCACCCCTGGCCAGGAATGTCTTTAGGCCAGGGGGTCATATCTATGGTGTGGGGGCCACCAATGCCAGGGCCAAGGGAAGCTCTGGGCAGACACAGGCCAAGAAGGATGAACCCAGAAAGATGCCCCCCAGATCCGGTGGCCCTGAAACCAAGCCAGGACCCTCTTCCCAGACTAGACAGGCTGCAGCCCGGACTGTAACCCCAAAAGGACAGCTTCCTGGGGGCAAAGCATCTTCAAAAGCAGGATCTGCCCCCAGCTCCTTCCTGCTGAAGAAGACCAGGGAGCCTGGGACCCCTCGAGAGCCCAAGGAGCCGTTCCGCCCGCCCCCCATCACACCCCACGAATACATGCTCTCCCTGTACAGGACGCTGTCCGATGCTGACAGAAAGGGAGGTAACAGCAGCGTGAAGTTGGAGGCTGGCCTGGCCAACACCATCACCAGCTTTATTGACAAAGGGCAAG ATGACCGAGGCCCTgcggtcaggaagcagaggtacgTGTTTGACATCAGTGCCTTGGAGAAGGATGGGCTGTTGGGGGCTGAACTGCGGATCTTACGGAAGAAGCCCTTGGACGTGGCCAAGCCAGCGGTCCCCAGTAGCGGGCGGGTTGCCCAACTGAAGCTGTCCAGCTGCCCCAGCGGCCGGCAGCCGGCAGCCTTGCTGGATGTGCGCTCCGTGCCAGGCCTGGATGGATCTGGCTGGGAGGTGTTCGACATCTGGAAGCTCTTCCGAAATTTTAAGAACTCAGCGCAGCTGTGCCTGGAGCTGGAGGCCTGGGAACGGGGCCGGGCCGTGGACCTCCGTGGCCTGGGCTTTGAACGCACTGCCCGACAGGTCCACGAGAAAGCCTTGTTCCTAGTGTTTGGTCGTACCAAGAAACGGGACCTGTTCTTTAATGAGATTAAGGCCCGCTCTGGCCAGGATGACAAGACTGTGTATGAATATTTGTTCAGCCAGCGGCGGAAACGCCGGGCCCCATTGGCCAATCGCCAGGGCAAGCGACCCAGCAAGAACCTCAAGGCTCGCTGCAGTCGCAAGGCCTTGCATGTCAACTTCAAGGACATGGGCTGGGACGACTGGATCATCGCACCTCTTGAGTATGAGGCCTTCCACTGCGAAGGACTGTGTGAGTTCCCCTTGCGCTCCCACTTGGAGCCCACAAACCACGCAGTCATTCAGACCCTAATGAACTCTATGGACCCTGAATCCACACCACCCACTTGTTGTGTGCCTACACGGCTGAGTCCTATTAGCATCCTCTTCATCGACTCTGCCAACAACGTGGTGTATAAACAGTACGAGGACATGGTCGTGGAATCTTGTGGCTGCAGGTAG